One genomic window of Cannabis sativa cultivar Pink pepper isolate KNU-18-1 chromosome 2, ASM2916894v1, whole genome shotgun sequence includes the following:
- the LOC133034060 gene encoding uncharacterized protein LOC133034060 produces the protein MVDICLEEEEENEVAFEEEEEEEIEFDDRWCLVGRLLTGKISDFQIFQNMIADLWKPGKGMYIKILEQNRFLFQFYHEIDIKRVLAGSPWTYDRKQLIERLKQGENPRTIPLNNLDIWVQVHDLQPGFKTERAICQAGNYIGLYLESDPNNFQGIWREYLRVRVRLNIEKPLKRRMKFKKKNGDVFYANFKYEYVPTFCFICGILGHSENFCSQLYDTPPELIKKPYSKEMRAPSRR, from the exons ATGGTG GATATTTGTTTGGAAGAGGAAGAGGAAAACGAGGTGGCTTTcgaagaagaggaagaggaagagattGAATTTGATGATCGTTGGTGTCTTGTTGGGCGCTTATTGACtgggaaaatatctgattttcAGATATTTCAAAATATGATAGCGGACTTATGGAAACCTGGGAAAGGCATGTATATCAAGATTCTTGAGCAAAACCGATTTCTATTTCAGTTCTACCATGAAATAGATATCAAACGTGTTTTGGCGGGCAGTCCATGGACATACGACCGGAAACAACTCATCGAGCGACTCAAACAAGGTGAAAATCCGAGAACTATTCCTttaaataaccttgatatttggGTGCAAGTCCATGATCTACAACCAGGGTTCAAAACCGAGAGGGCCATTTGTCAAGCCGGGAACTACATTGGTTTGTATCTTGAATCGGATCCTAACAACTTTCAAGGTATTTGGCGTGAATATTTACGGGTTCGTGTTCGTCTGAATATTGAAAAACCTCTCAAAAGGCGTATGAAGTTCAAGAAGAAGAATGGTGATGTGTTCTATGCAAATTTCAAGTATGAGTATGTTCCAACCTTTTGTTTTATCTGTGGCATCTTGGGCCATTCGGAGAATTTTTGTAGCCAACTCTATGATACACCACCGGAATTGATCAAGAAGCCATATAGTAAAGAGATGAGAGCTCCGTCACGGCGTTAG